The Flavobacterium jumunjinense genome includes a region encoding these proteins:
- a CDS encoding quinol:cytochrome C oxidoreductase, with protein sequence MYTFSSKLKAFSLALMVIGIIGIGIGFMTVPSKEKVEEMLKHGDGHHGSEKAHDAHGSHDVHTEQAVSHDSHKSEDTHASKEHDEHVEHVLHQQQNKPWSAFYVACIFFMLLSVGVLAFYAIQQAAQAGWSPILFRVMEGITGYLLPGSIIFFLVLVASGLHLNHIFVWMDKEVVANDHLLQAKEGYLNVPFFLIRAAIFLAGWNIYRFVSRRNSIAQDNATDNTFYKKNFKWAAGFLVFFIVSESIMSWDWIMSVDPHWYSTLFGWYVFASFFVSGITSIALITLYLKSKGYLPDVNTSHIHDLAKFMFGISIFWTYLWFSQFMLIWYSDIPEEVTYFITRIENYNLPFFGMLVMNFIFPLLILINTDFKRLSWIIVMAGIVILFGHYIDFYNMIMPATVGDQWYIGYAELGSIAFFLGLFIFVVFTTLTKAPLEAKGNPLMGESKHFHY encoded by the coding sequence ATGTATACGTTTTCAAGTAAATTAAAAGCTTTTTCATTAGCCTTAATGGTTATAGGAATCATTGGGATTGGTATCGGTTTTATGACTGTACCAAGTAAAGAGAAAGTTGAAGAAATGTTAAAGCATGGTGATGGTCATCATGGTAGTGAAAAAGCACATGATGCTCATGGTTCACATGATGTTCATACTGAACAAGCGGTATCGCATGATAGTCATAAATCAGAAGATACTCACGCTAGTAAAGAACATGATGAGCATGTAGAACATGTATTGCATCAACAACAAAATAAACCATGGTCTGCATTTTATGTAGCATGTATTTTCTTTATGTTGTTAAGTGTTGGTGTTCTTGCATTTTACGCGATTCAACAAGCAGCACAAGCAGGATGGTCTCCAATATTATTTAGAGTTATGGAAGGGATAACAGGTTATTTATTGCCTGGATCAATTATTTTCTTTTTAGTATTAGTAGCTTCGGGTCTTCATTTAAATCACATATTTGTTTGGATGGATAAAGAGGTAGTTGCAAATGATCATTTGTTACAAGCAAAAGAAGGATATTTAAACGTACCATTTTTCTTAATTAGAGCAGCAATATTTTTAGCAGGTTGGAATATCTATAGATTTGTTTCTAGAAGAAATTCTATTGCTCAAGATAATGCAACTGATAATACTTTTTATAAGAAAAACTTTAAATGGGCAGCAGGTTTCTTAGTATTTTTTATTGTTTCTGAGTCAATTATGTCTTGGGATTGGATAATGTCTGTAGATCCTCATTGGTATAGTACTTTATTTGGATGGTATGTATTTGCAAGTTTCTTTGTTAGTGGAATCACTTCAATAGCTTTAATTACACTGTATTTAAAATCTAAAGGTTATTTGCCAGATGTTAATACAAGTCATATTCATGATTTAGCTAAATTTATGTTTGGAATTAGTATTTTCTGGACATACTTATGGTTCTCTCAGTTTATGTTAATTTGGTATTCTGATATTCCTGAAGAAGTAACTTATTTTATAACAAGAATCGAAAATTATAATTTACCATTTTTCGGAATGTTAGTTATGAACTTTATATTTCCTTTATTAATCTTAATAAACACAGATTTTAAACGTTTATCATGGATTATTGTTATGGCTGGTATTGTTATTTTATTCGGACATTATATTGATTTCTATAATATGATTATGCCTGCAACGGTAGGTGACCAATGGTATATTGGTTATGCAGAATTAGGATCAATAGCTTTTTTCCTTGGTTTGTTTATATTTGTAGTGTTTACTACTCTAACAAAGGCTCCGTTAGAAGCAAAAGGAAACCCTTTAATGGGAGAGAGCAAACATTTTCATTATTAA
- a CDS encoding c-type cytochrome: protein MKKVGNHKSFSRIFFSLALSLTFSLSVFSQEAAAEAPAPAGADPAKGKELFNANCAACHALDKAMTGPALRGVADKYDKEFLYKWIRNNTELIKAGDPTALKIYNDNGQKAMTNFPALSDGDIENILAYTSQVAPPKTEVIVDGGGRVDNSSSGISNNIILGALSLVLLMLIVMLFLVNNVLTKIAKANNIEIPADKKSLPIWKAFIKNQFLLVVSAIFFLLFAAYFAYGFLMQVGVDQGYEPIQPIHYSHRIHAGDNAIDCKYCHSAARVGKHSNIPSLNVCMNCHKNISSVADETLAEGNEFGVDYNNEIQKLYDAVGWDKENQKYTGKTAPVKWIRIHNLPDFVYFNHSQHVSVAGVECQTCHGPVEEMEIMRQHSSLTMGWCINCHRETNVKVEDNEYYTKIHEELSKKYGVKQLTAAQMGGLECGKCHY from the coding sequence ATGAAAAAGGTGGGTAACCATAAATCGTTTTCAAGGATTTTCTTCAGCTTAGCTTTATCGCTGACTTTTTCTTTATCTGTGTTTTCACAGGAAGCTGCGGCAGAAGCTCCAGCTCCAGCAGGTGCTGATCCTGCTAAAGGTAAAGAGTTGTTTAATGCAAATTGTGCCGCTTGTCACGCTTTAGATAAAGCAATGACGGGTCCAGCATTAAGAGGTGTTGCAGATAAGTATGACAAGGAATTCCTTTACAAGTGGATTAGAAATAACACGGAACTTATTAAAGCAGGAGATCCTACTGCGTTAAAAATTTACAATGACAATGGTCAAAAAGCAATGACCAATTTTCCAGCTTTATCAGATGGAGATATTGAAAATATTTTGGCGTATACTTCGCAAGTAGCACCGCCTAAAACGGAAGTAATTGTTGATGGTGGAGGGCGTGTAGATAATTCTTCTTCGGGTATTTCAAACAACATTATTCTTGGTGCTTTATCATTGGTTTTATTAATGTTAATTGTTATGTTGTTCTTGGTGAACAATGTGTTAACTAAGATTGCTAAGGCTAATAATATTGAGATTCCAGCAGATAAAAAATCATTGCCAATTTGGAAAGCATTTATTAAAAATCAATTTTTATTAGTGGTTTCTGCAATATTTTTCTTATTGTTTGCGGCTTATTTTGCATATGGATTTTTAATGCAAGTGGGTGTAGATCAGGGTTATGAGCCAATTCAGCCAATTCATTACTCACATAGAATTCATGCAGGAGATAATGCTATCGATTGTAAATATTGTCACTCTGCAGCTAGAGTAGGTAAGCACTCAAATATTCCATCATTGAATGTTTGTATGAACTGTCATAAGAATATTAGTTCTGTAGCAGATGAAACTTTAGCAGAAGGAAATGAATTTGGTGTTGATTATAATAATGAAATTCAAAAACTTTATGATGCTGTAGGTTGGGATAAAGAAAATCAGAAATATACTGGTAAAACCGCTCCAGTTAAATGGATTAGAATACATAATTTACCAGATTTCGTTTATTTCAATCACTCGCAACACGTATCAGTAGCTGGAGTAGAATGTCAAACATGTCATGGTCCTGTTGAAGAAATGGAAATCATGAGGCAACATTCTTCATTAACTATGGGATGGTGTATTAATTGTCACAGAGAGACAAACGTGAAAGTGGAAGACAATGAATACTACACGAAAATTCATGAAGAACTTTCTAAGAAGTATGGTGTTAAGCAATTGACAGCTGCTCAAATGGGAGGTCTAGAATGTGGTAAATGCCACTATTAA
- a CDS encoding cytochrome c, whose translation MKSLYKIVAVVGLSIMATSCFDKSKPNYQFFPNMYESVSYETYSEHEAFEGGKEGQIPAEGSIKRGFVPYEIPNTNEGYALAKETLKTPLDSISINPEKGKELFNIYCAICHGDKGDGKGTLVKREKFLGVPSYKDREITEGSIYHVVTYGLNSMGSHANQLSQEERWQVTDYVLKLKSEL comes from the coding sequence ATGAAAAGCTTATATAAAATAGTAGCAGTAGTAGGTTTATCAATAATGGCAACGTCATGTTTTGATAAATCGAAGCCGAACTACCAGTTTTTTCCAAATATGTATGAATCCGTTTCTTATGAAACATATTCAGAACATGAAGCATTTGAAGGTGGAAAAGAAGGTCAAATACCAGCAGAAGGTTCTATTAAAAGAGGTTTCGTGCCTTATGAGATACCGAACACTAATGAAGGTTATGCTTTAGCTAAAGAAACACTAAAAACTCCTTTAGATTCAATTTCGATTAATCCCGAAAAAGGAAAAGAATTGTTTAATATCTACTGTGCAATTTGCCATGGTGATAAAGGAGACGGAAAAGGAACACTTGTTAAAAGAGAAAAGTTTTTAGGAGTTCCTAGTTATAAAGATAGAGAGATAACTGAAGGTAGTATTTATCACGTAGTTACTTATGGATTAAACTCTATGGGTTCACATGCTAATCAATTGTCGCAAGAGGAAAGATGGCAAGTAACAGATTACGTTTTAAAACTTAAGTCAGAATTATAA
- a CDS encoding TAT-variant-translocated molybdopterin oxidoreductase, translated as MASNKKYWKSVEELNENSSIVETLRNNEFVEQIPVDEFLGNEENLSNSATSRRDFLKYVGFSTAAASLAACEGPVVKSIPYVVQPEEIIPGVADFYATTIADGFDFANILIKTREGRPIKVENNNLEGSNTGANARVHASVLSLYDSLRLKQPKIAGKTASWGEVNAKVKASLEDANVKGASVVLLTNTMASPSTDALITELKAKYPTVKQVVYDAVSESNALDAFESVYGVRALANYDFSKADVIVSIGADILGDWQGGGYDAGYAKGRIPKQGKMSKHIQIEANMSLAGANADKRLPMTIAQQKLTLVKIYKAITAAAISDVKVEKEAEVNKVIEQLKSARGKGVLVSGLDDVDAQMLVLAINSAIASEAFDPNGAKLIRKGNNKDVAQLVADMKAGSIHTLIMSGVNPVYTLPNSKDFSEGLKKVKLSVAFSMKEDETAKNTTIAAAAPHYLESWSDVTIVRGHYSVMQPTIRPLFDTKQFQEALMTWSENSAKYYDYLKAFSATQIVDKSWNQIVHDGFSKSEVMPLVANPEFSVTASASKLAQAKAVGMELVLYTKTGLGDGQQANNPWLQEFPDPITRVSWDNYVTVSKADADRLGLKNWNVANGGMNGSYATLKVGDATLLKVPVIVQPGQAKGTAGLAFGYGKVEGMKQDMQVGVNAYTLYSNLNANQFVSITKEDGEHEFACVQLQKTLMGRGDIIKETTLDIFKKEDAKVWNPVPMVSLDHKATPATEVDLWTSFDRTTGHHFNLSIDLNACTGCGACVIACHAENNVPVVGKDEVRRSRDMHWLRIDRYYSHEETFSGDVKLKEDTTGLMASINTLSDMEDPSDNPQIAFQPVMCQHCNHAPCETVCPVAATSHGREGQNHMAYNRCVGTRYCANNCPYKVRRFNWFLYNKNSEFDYHMNDDLGRMVLNPDVNVRSRGVMEKCSMCIQMTQATKLNAKREGRLIKDGEFQTACSAACSSGAMIFGDVNDKESQVAKLAEDDRMYHLLEHIGTKPNVFYHVKVRNDK; from the coding sequence ATGGCATCAAACAAAAAATACTGGAAAAGTGTTGAAGAGCTAAACGAAAATAGCTCTATTGTTGAGACGCTAAGGAACAACGAGTTTGTGGAACAGATTCCTGTTGATGAGTTCTTAGGAAACGAAGAAAACTTATCTAACTCTGCTACTTCTCGTCGTGACTTTTTAAAATATGTAGGATTTAGTACTGCAGCTGCTTCGTTAGCTGCGTGTGAAGGTCCTGTTGTGAAATCTATTCCTTATGTGGTTCAGCCAGAAGAAATTATTCCTGGTGTAGCAGATTTTTATGCTACAACAATTGCAGATGGTTTTGATTTTGCTAATATTCTCATCAAAACACGTGAAGGTCGTCCGATTAAAGTTGAAAATAATAATTTAGAAGGTTCAAATACTGGTGCAAACGCAAGAGTACACGCATCTGTTCTTTCTTTATATGATAGTTTGCGTTTAAAACAACCTAAAATTGCTGGTAAAACTGCATCTTGGGGAGAAGTAAATGCAAAAGTGAAAGCTAGTTTAGAAGATGCAAATGTAAAAGGAGCATCTGTTGTGTTGTTAACAAATACAATGGCAAGTCCTTCTACAGATGCTTTAATAACTGAACTAAAAGCAAAATACCCAACTGTTAAACAAGTTGTTTATGATGCTGTTTCTGAATCAAATGCTTTAGATGCTTTTGAATCAGTTTACGGAGTTAGAGCTTTAGCTAACTATGATTTCTCAAAAGCAGATGTCATTGTTTCTATTGGTGCAGATATCTTGGGTGATTGGCAAGGTGGAGGATATGACGCAGGTTATGCGAAAGGTAGAATTCCAAAACAAGGAAAAATGTCTAAGCATATCCAAATTGAGGCAAACATGTCTTTAGCTGGAGCTAATGCTGATAAAAGACTACCAATGACTATTGCGCAACAAAAATTGACTTTAGTTAAGATATATAAAGCAATAACTGCAGCTGCTATTTCTGACGTTAAAGTTGAAAAAGAAGCAGAAGTAAATAAAGTTATTGAACAATTAAAATCTGCAAGAGGAAAAGGTGTTTTAGTGTCAGGTTTAGATGATGTTGATGCTCAAATGTTAGTATTAGCAATTAATAGTGCTATTGCTTCTGAAGCATTTGATCCAAATGGTGCTAAATTGATTAGAAAAGGTAATAATAAAGATGTCGCTCAATTGGTTGCCGATATGAAAGCAGGAAGCATTCATACGTTAATTATGAGTGGAGTAAATCCAGTATATACGTTACCAAATTCTAAAGATTTCTCTGAAGGACTTAAAAAAGTAAAGCTATCTGTTGCGTTTTCTATGAAAGAAGATGAAACAGCTAAGAATACCACGATTGCAGCAGCTGCTCCTCACTATTTAGAATCTTGGAGCGATGTAACAATTGTAAGAGGTCATTATAGTGTAATGCAACCAACAATACGTCCATTATTTGACACGAAGCAATTTCAAGAAGCTTTGATGACTTGGTCTGAAAATAGTGCAAAATATTATGATTATTTAAAAGCTTTTTCTGCTACTCAAATAGTTGATAAATCTTGGAATCAAATAGTTCATGACGGTTTTTCGAAATCTGAAGTTATGCCTTTAGTTGCTAATCCTGAATTTTCTGTTACTGCTAGTGCAAGTAAATTAGCACAAGCAAAAGCTGTAGGAATGGAATTAGTATTGTATACTAAAACAGGTTTAGGTGATGGTCAACAGGCGAATAACCCTTGGTTACAAGAATTTCCTGATCCAATTACAAGAGTATCTTGGGATAATTATGTTACCGTTTCTAAAGCTGATGCAGATAGATTAGGCTTAAAGAATTGGAATGTTGCAAATGGAGGAATGAATGGTAGTTATGCTACTTTGAAAGTGGGTGATGCTACTTTACTTAAAGTTCCTGTTATTGTACAGCCAGGTCAAGCAAAAGGTACTGCTGGTTTAGCTTTCGGATATGGTAAAGTTGAAGGAATGAAACAGGATATGCAAGTTGGAGTTAATGCGTATACTTTATATAGTAACTTGAATGCAAATCAGTTTGTAAGTATTACTAAAGAAGATGGAGAGCATGAATTTGCATGTGTTCAGTTGCAAAAAACATTAATGGGTCGTGGAGATATTATTAAGGAAACGACACTTGATATATTTAAAAAAGAAGATGCTAAAGTATGGAATCCAGTTCCTATGGTTTCTTTAGATCATAAAGCAACACCAGCTACTGAGGTTGATTTATGGACATCTTTTGATAGAACTACTGGTCATCATTTCAATTTATCTATTGATTTGAATGCTTGTACTGGATGTGGGGCATGCGTTATCGCTTGTCATGCTGAAAACAACGTTCCTGTCGTAGGTAAAGATGAAGTAAGAAGAAGTAGAGATATGCACTGGTTGCGTATTGATAGATACTATTCTCATGAAGAAACTTTCAGTGGAGATGTTAAGTTAAAAGAGGATACGACTGGTTTAATGGCTTCTATCAATACCTTAAGTGATATGGAAGATCCATCAGATAATCCACAAATTGCATTCCAACCGGTAATGTGTCAACACTGTAATCACGCTCCTTGTGAGACTGTGTGTCCAGTGGCTGCTACATCACATGGTAGAGAAGGGCAAAACCACATGGCATATAATCGTTGTGTTGGTACTCGTTATTGTGCAAATAACTGCCCATATAAAGTTAGACGTTTCAACTGGTTCTTATATAACAAAAATTCAGAATTCGATTATCATATGAACGATGACTTAGGTCGTATGGTATTGAATCCTGATGTGAATGTACGTTCTCGTGGAGTAATGGAGAAATGTTCAATGTGTATTCAAATGACACAAGCGACAAAACTTAATGCTAAGCGTGAAGGTAGATTAATTAAAGATGGTGAGTTCCAAACTGCATGTTCTGCTGCTTGTTCAAGTGGGGCAATGATTTTTGGTGATGTCAATGATAAAGAAAGTCAAGTAGCTAAATTAGCTGAAGATGACAGAATGTATCATTTACTAGAGCACATTGGTACAAAACCAAATGTATTCTATCACGTTAAAGTTAGAAATGATAAATAA
- a CDS encoding TonB-dependent receptor plug domain-containing protein has product MKKKIILILSLISILSYSQTKKDSTRTTSLEEVIVTSYKIPKNKKILPNQVESISAKQIEFQNYQSTAEMLSNSGSLFVQKSQQGGGSPAIRGFEASRVLLLVDGFRMNNLIFRTGHLQNAITVDENLLESVDIFYGPTSTIFGSDALGGTVNMTTKNPKFLSQTHKAFSGSINTRYGSVNNEKSIAFDLNYATSKFASLTVFSFNDFDDLKMGKKKNRRSDYFGERLFYTTTINGIDQVVENSNKYIQKNSGYTQYNALQKLAYKTDSGFEHNINLQFSTTSNIPRYDRLTDVSSTTGFKNSEWYYGPQQRILAAYTLDKEKAFLNSDVKISIAYQNAKESRHNRRFGNMNLQSREENVNMYSFSADLHKKFNKGELFYGLESYYETLNSTANKENIVTGEISGLDTRYPNGENMMHRNDLYVSYNEKSNEKTAWSAGFRAGYTTLKSTITDDTYFPLPFSKINQGNFTYSGSLGIVQNTSKNIALKANLSTGFRVPNIDDFGKVFESGDGFVIVPNEDLTPEKTLTGDIGFVIQSDSKRFKFENTYFYTRMYDAIVTDAFEYEGQSTILYNGSNSQVLANQNKGKAYITGISTNVRGYIIDALQFNASFNYTYGRIVEEQNESPLDHISPYFGKLGLSYAKNKYAIDVYMLYNGKKDIKDYFANGEDNEQYAPKGGMPAWETYNLKGSYSIFKNAKLFAGIENILDTQYRVFASGINSPGRNIYGGLKYTF; this is encoded by the coding sequence ATGAAAAAAAAAATCATACTTATACTATCTTTAATTAGTATTTTGAGTTATAGCCAAACAAAAAAAGACTCAACAAGAACTACCAGTTTAGAAGAAGTCATTGTAACTTCATATAAAATTCCAAAAAACAAAAAGATTCTACCCAATCAAGTAGAGTCAATAAGTGCTAAACAAATTGAGTTTCAGAACTATCAATCTACAGCAGAAATGCTTTCAAACTCAGGTTCTTTGTTTGTGCAAAAATCTCAACAAGGAGGAGGAAGCCCAGCCATTAGAGGTTTCGAAGCAAGTAGAGTGTTACTATTAGTTGATGGTTTCCGAATGAACAATTTAATTTTTAGAACCGGACACCTTCAAAACGCAATAACTGTTGATGAGAATTTACTTGAAAGTGTTGATATATTTTACGGACCTACTTCTACTATATTTGGGAGTGATGCATTAGGAGGAACAGTAAATATGACAACAAAGAATCCTAAATTTCTATCTCAAACTCACAAAGCGTTTTCTGGAAGTATAAATACACGATATGGAAGTGTTAATAATGAAAAATCTATTGCTTTTGATTTGAACTATGCAACTTCGAAATTTGCTTCGTTAACTGTCTTTTCTTTCAATGATTTTGATGACTTAAAAATGGGTAAAAAGAAAAATAGACGCTCCGATTATTTTGGAGAACGATTATTTTACACAACAACTATAAACGGGATAGATCAGGTAGTTGAAAACAGTAATAAATATATTCAAAAAAACTCGGGATATACACAATATAATGCTTTACAAAAACTAGCGTACAAGACGGATTCAGGTTTTGAACACAATATTAATCTTCAATTCTCAACGACATCTAACATTCCTAGATACGACAGACTAACAGATGTTTCTTCCACAACTGGTTTCAAGAATTCAGAATGGTATTATGGTCCGCAACAAAGAATATTGGCTGCTTATACTTTAGACAAAGAAAAAGCATTCCTAAATAGTGACGTGAAAATTAGTATTGCATATCAGAACGCTAAAGAAAGTCGTCATAACAGACGTTTTGGAAACATGAATTTACAAAGCCGAGAAGAAAATGTAAATATGTATTCTTTTAGTGCCGATTTACATAAAAAATTCAATAAAGGAGAATTGTTTTATGGTCTTGAATCATATTATGAGACACTAAACTCAACTGCTAACAAAGAGAATATAGTAACAGGTGAGATTTCTGGCTTAGATACACGCTATCCTAATGGAGAAAACATGATGCATAGAAATGATCTATACGTTTCCTATAATGAAAAATCAAATGAAAAAACTGCTTGGAGTGCAGGTTTCAGAGCTGGATATACTACTTTAAAAAGCACAATTACAGATGACACTTATTTTCCGTTACCTTTTTCTAAGATAAATCAAGGTAATTTTACTTATAGTGGTTCCTTAGGAATAGTACAAAACACTTCAAAAAATATAGCACTAAAAGCAAATCTTTCTACAGGTTTTAGAGTACCTAATATTGATGATTTTGGTAAAGTTTTCGAATCTGGAGATGGTTTCGTAATTGTTCCAAATGAAGATTTAACACCAGAAAAAACATTAACTGGAGATATTGGTTTTGTTATACAATCGGATTCAAAGCGCTTCAAATTTGAAAACACCTATTTTTACACACGTATGTATGATGCGATTGTAACAGATGCTTTTGAATATGAAGGACAATCTACTATATTATACAATGGATCAAACAGTCAAGTTTTAGCCAATCAAAATAAAGGAAAAGCTTACATTACAGGAATTTCAACTAATGTTAGAGGTTATATTATTGATGCATTACAATTTAACGCAAGTTTCAATTACACATATGGAAGAATTGTTGAAGAACAAAATGAAAGTCCTTTAGATCATATTTCTCCTTACTTTGGGAAATTAGGACTAAGTTATGCTAAAAACAAATATGCTATTGATGTATATATGTTATACAATGGAAAAAAAGACATTAAAGATTATTTTGCTAATGGTGAAGATAACGAACAATACGCTCCAAAAGGAGGAATGCCTGCTTGGGAAACTTATAATTTAAAAGGAAGTTACTCTATTTTTAAAAATGCGAAATTATTTGCAGGAATAGAAAACATCTTAGACACACAATATAGAGTCTTCGCTTCTGGTATCAATTCTCCTGGAAGAAATATTTATGGAGGCTTAAAATACACCTTCTAA
- a CDS encoding DUF3341 domain-containing protein, producing the protein MSNKVIHAIYNDDDVLMDAVKQTRAAHHHIEEVYTPFPVHGLDKAMGLAPTRIAIASFLYGLVGISVATAMMRYIMIVDWPQDIGGKPSFSYLENMPAFVPIMFELTVFFAAHLMVITFYMRSKLWPFKQAENPDIRTTDDHFLMEVGIHGDEEEMISFFKSTGAVEVKVIEKH; encoded by the coding sequence ATGAGTAATAAAGTTATACACGCTATATATAATGACGATGATGTTTTAATGGATGCTGTAAAGCAAACTAGAGCAGCACATCATCATATTGAAGAAGTTTATACACCTTTTCCAGTACATGGTTTAGATAAAGCAATGGGATTAGCTCCAACAAGAATTGCAATAGCTTCATTTTTATATGGTTTAGTCGGAATATCAGTTGCTACTGCAATGATGAGATATATCATGATTGTAGATTGGCCACAGGATATTGGAGGTAAACCAAGTTTTAGTTATTTAGAAAACATGCCTGCGTTTGTGCCAATTATGTTTGAGTTGACTGTGTTTTTTGCAGCCCATTTAATGGTTATTACTTTCTATATGAGAAGTAAATTATGGCCATTTAAGCAAGCTGAAAATCCAGATATTAGAACAACAGATGATCATTTTTTAATGGAAGTTGGAATTCACGGAGATGAAGAAGAAATGATTTCTTTTTTCAAATCTACAGGAGCTGTTGAAGTAAAAGTAATAGAAAAGCATTAA
- a CDS encoding SPOR domain-containing protein: MRNLALKNILSLTIFSLFFIPKSFSQETKTTVEQDPRFEKLLKQKRQINSEINIDGNYKIQIFYGEKESAKRNLISFKREFKEIEATILYTNPTYKVWVGNYKLRIHAEKNLAEIKKKYPTALLIKSS, encoded by the coding sequence ATGAGAAATTTAGCACTTAAAAACATTTTATCATTGACTATTTTTAGTCTTTTTTTTATTCCAAAATCTTTTTCACAAGAAACAAAAACCACAGTAGAACAAGATCCTAGATTTGAAAAACTATTAAAACAGAAGCGACAAATTAATAGTGAAATTAATATCGATGGAAATTATAAAATCCAGATTTTTTATGGTGAAAAGGAAAGCGCGAAAAGAAATTTAATCTCTTTCAAAAGAGAATTTAAGGAAATCGAAGCAACAATCTTATACACTAATCCTACTTATAAAGTTTGGGTTGGAAATTACAAGTTAAGAATTCATGCTGAAAAAAATCTAGCTGAAATTAAGAAGAAATATCCAACTGCACTTCTTATAAAATCATCTTAG
- the nrfD gene encoding NrfD/PsrC family molybdoenzyme membrane anchor subunit, giving the protein MSSHYEAPIRKPLVVGNKSYHDVTVDVAKPVEGRANKQWWIVFSIALAAFLYGLGCMIYTISTGIGTWGLNKTVGWAWDITNFVWWVGIGHAGTLISAVLLLFRQKWRMAINRSAEAMTIFSVMQAGLFPIIHMGRPWLGYWVLPIPNQFGSLWVNFNSPLLWDVFAISTYLSVSLVFWWTGLLPDFAMLRDRAITPFTKKVYSTLSFGWSGRAKDWQRFEEVSLVLAGLATPLVLSVHTIVSFDFATSVIPGWHTTILPPYFVAGAIFSGFAMVNTLLIIMRKVSNLEDYITVQHIELMNIVIMITGSIVGCAYITELFIAWYSGVEYEQYAFLNRATGPYWWAYALMMTCNVFSPQFMWSKKLRTSIAFSFIISIVVNIGMWFERFVIIVTSLHRDYLPSSWTMFQPTFVDAGIFIGTIGFFFVLFLLYSRSFPVIAQAEVKTILKSSGDNYKRERESKESNHSDNH; this is encoded by the coding sequence ATGTCGTCTCATTACGAAGCACCCATTAGAAAACCTTTAGTAGTAGGAAATAAATCTTACCACGATGTTACTGTAGATGTAGCTAAACCTGTTGAAGGAAGAGCTAATAAACAATGGTGGATTGTATTTTCAATTGCCTTAGCAGCGTTCCTTTATGGATTGGGCTGTATGATTTATACAATATCTACAGGTATTGGTACATGGGGATTAAATAAAACTGTAGGATGGGCCTGGGATATTACCAACTTCGTTTGGTGGGTAGGTATCGGGCACGCTGGAACTTTAATCTCTGCTGTATTATTATTATTCCGTCAAAAATGGAGAATGGCAATTAACCGTTCTGCAGAAGCAATGACAATTTTCTCTGTAATGCAAGCAGGTTTGTTTCCAATTATTCACATGGGTCGACCATGGTTAGGATACTGGGTACTACCTATTCCAAATCAATTTGGATCATTGTGGGTAAACTTTAACTCCCCATTGCTTTGGGATGTATTTGCAATTTCGACGTATTTATCAGTATCATTAGTTTTCTGGTGGACTGGATTACTACCTGATTTTGCTATGCTAAGAGATAGAGCAATTACACCATTTACAAAGAAAGTATATTCAACTTTGTCTTTTGGATGGAGTGGAAGAGCGAAAGATTGGCAACGTTTTGAAGAAGTTTCACTTGTATTAGCTGGTTTAGCTACTCCTCTTGTACTTTCTGTACACACTATTGTATCTTTTGACTTTGCTACTTCTGTAATTCCAGGATGGCATACAACTATTCTTCCTCCATATTTCGTTGCAGGTGCAATTTTCTCAGGATTTGCTATGGTAAATACTTTACTAATAATCATGAGAAAAGTATCTAACTTAGAAGATTATATTACAGTTCAACATATCGAATTGATGAATATTGTAATTATGATTACAGGTTCGATTGTTGGTTGTGCTTATATTACTGAGTTATTTATCGCTTGGTATTCAGGTGTGGAATATGAACAATATGCTTTCTTGAATAGAGCAACAGGTCCTTACTGGTGGGCGTATGCATTGATGATGACATGTAATGTGTTCTCACCTCAGTTCATGTGGTCTAAAAAGTTAAGAACTAGTATTGCTTTCTCATTCATTATTTCGATTGTTGTAAATATTGGTATGTGGTTCGAACGTTTTGTAATTATCGTAACTTCGTTACATAGAGATTACTTACCTTCATCATGGACAATGTTCCAGCCAACTTTTGTAGATGCAGGAATCTTTATTGGGACAATTGGATTTTTCTTTGTACTTTTCTTATTGTACTCTAGAAGTTTTCCAGTTATTGCTCAAGCAGAGGTTAAAACTATTTTGAAATCGTCAGGAGACAATTACAAGAGGGAGAGAGAATCAAAAGAGAGTAATCATTCAGACAATCATTAA